TTATCTACCCCAAATATTTAGTTAACTTGAAAATGAAGTTTAATTGTAAGTAGGGAATTTGgattaattaatttttctcttggaTGAGAAATGAATTTGATGTGTgattagaaatattaaatttccatttatGTTGTCTCCCACTAGAACCCAACTGAAATGTGTCCCATTGCTAAAGTTaggaaaaaatggggaaaagttaGGAAAAAATAGGGAGATGCATATAGTTATTAATAGGTAAGTAAGGTATTCTAACAAAAATTTCTTTAGAGAAGTCATTAACAGAGTTATACTCAATTATAAATTATGaggatggaaatattttaaaaataatgaagactcAGTGTCAGTGATGAGAACTTGAGTTGCTTAATAAGAAATTGTTAGATGAACAGATGACTTAATCAATGCAAAACAAATAGACAATAAAAACTAATCCTTGGACCTTAGAAATTTTGACTGATCATTAAAATGCactatggaattttaaaatgttgaggtGAGAGGGAGGCAGTATATATAagctatatttttcttctcttttttgcctACTCTAGGAAAACACACATGAATGTTAAGCCTAATTGATCATGCTAATGCTGAATAAAACAAACTGGACTCCAGCCTCATTCATTCTTAATGGAGTCCCAGGACTGGAAGACATGCACCTGTGGATTTCTTTCCCATTCTGCTCCATGTATGCTGTGGCAATGGTAGGGAATTGTGGGCTCCTCTACCTCATCCACTTAGAGGACTCCCTGCACAGGCCCATGTATTACTTTTTAGCTATGCTTTCCCTAACTGATATTGTCATGTGCTCTAGTACAATCCCTAAAGCTCTCAGCATCTTCTGGTGTCATCTCAAAGAAATTGGCTTTGATGAATGTCTGGTACAGATGTTCTTTGTCCACACCTTCACAGGGATGGAGTCTGGGGTGCTCATGCTTATGGCCCTGGACCGTTATGTGGCCATCTGTTACCCTCTGCGCTATTCAACTATCCTCACCAATCCTGTCATTGCAAAGGTTGGGCTTGCTACTTTCCTGAGAGGGGTGTTCCTCATCATTCCCTTCACTTTCCTTACCAAGCGCCTGCCCTACTGCAGAGGGAATATAATTCCTCACACCTACTGTGACCACATGTCTGTAGCCAAGTTATCCTGTGGAAATATCAAGGTCAATGTCATCTATGGTCTGATGGTTGCCCTCCTGATTGGGGGCTTTGATATCTTGTGCATCACAGTCTCCTACACCATGATCCTCCGGGCAGTGGTGAGCCTCTCCTCAGCAGATGCTCGGCAGAAGGCCTTCAGCACCTGCACTGCCCACATCTGTGCCATTGTTTTCTCCTACAGTCCagccttcttctgcttcttttttaatCGTTTTGGGAGCCACAAAATTCCTCCATCTTGCCACATCATTGTGGCCAATATTTATCTGCTCCTGCCTCCCACTATGAACCCTATTGTCTATGGAGTGAAAACCAAGCAGATACGCGACTGTGTCATAAGGATTTTTTCAGGTTCTAAGGACATCAAATCCCACAGCATATAAAGgacagttaccaaaaaaaaaaccatttttcatGACAGAGAGGAGCTCCTGTTTAGTCAAGAGGTGTAAAATGTTTTGGGAAGTACTATTTTGGTCATGAAAACGGAGCTTGTTGATTGGTGCATTTCTAAATAGATGTTTTGAAAATCTCAACTGGCCTGCCAACTGAGATTtccatgaatttttttccttttcagtcttgTGAAGAATGAGTCTAATAATTAATACATATCCTTGAGCAAAGCCTGATTAtcccatttcattaaaaaataaagtagaagtaatttgacaataaattatattttaaaataataaataaataaataaataaataaataaataaataataaagtagaagTAGGTGATTCTGATTCTGAATACCTATTATGATTTCTAGGTGGAGAGCCAGTTGTTGCTTTTCCCTGGAAAATATGTGCTGTATATTTTTAATCACTGCTTAATATGTTTTTTCAATGACTTCTTTCTGAAAGAGAAGTTATAAAGTATCCTTTGTATGGAGTCATTAAGGTAATAAATTTTAAGTCTCTGGGCATCTGAGAGAATGTGGCTGCATAGATCTCTCCTAGCTAGGACAGGCACATTATTTCACTACAGACTAATCTGTGATGCAGTTTTCTTCAACAGGACTTTTGAAAGCACACAATCTGGAGGTTGGGGTAGATAGATCTCTCTAACCAAATGTAACAAACAATATAACTTTTCATAAGAACAGCATGAGAGGGGGTCAAAATCAACTTGTTTCCTCTTATCTGCAATTGTGAAtctaataaatacaatgaaatatctcTGTCTAATATTCaagattcttttaaattaatgaacAAGTCTGGTTCATTAGACTGGTGGAAATGGTGTTTTTATATTAATGTCTCATGATCTAAGCCAATTATTTAAGGGATATAGAATAAACTGAGTTATTATTCTTATATCTTTTTGTTCAacttaaaagaatacatattgtcTCTGCCCAATTTTGGTAACTATACCAatcaaattacatttaattatttaattagtcTTTTacaatttcacattttatttttttctttttcttttattttttattaaattttttttattttttattttacaaaatttacatCTGAATTAgttagaggcaagggaaacaaaagcaaaaatgaactactgggacctcatcaaaatataaagcttctgcacagtgatggaaacaatcagcaaaactaaaaggcaactgacaatgtgggagaagatatttgcaaatgacatatcagataaagggttagtatcaaaaatatataaagaacttatcaaactcaacaccaaaaaccaaataacccaatgaagaaatgggcgaaagacatgaatagacacttctccaaggaagacatccagatggccaaccaacacatgaaaaaatgctcaacatcactcatcatcagggaaatacaaaccaaaaccataatgagatacaatatcactttttaaaatcttacagaCCACACCACCCCCTAATATATAACCATCTTCCATTTTTTTACCCTATTTCTTTGCTTACCTTGATTTCAATAGTTGTAACCAACTTGTTATAACCAACAAGTGTTGGTTATAAAGTGGCTTTTGTAAACAGAGGGCAAAGAGAGActgaagagagaggcagaccactccagattggtaggcATCAGGGTTAATAAGAAGGTATCATACACACAAGTCTTGTCTTGGGTGGTTGCAAGATGAGTAGCTCTCCACACctgcctgccagaatcttaaGAGTTTATATGGAaaccttaactgggttcagtcacatatacCATCCAGATAGTCTCAACAACATATTGCTACATATTGAGGCTATGTCTTTAAGGGAGCTTCTGGTGTGGGTAAGGCAAGTACAATGCACAGTCCAAAGACAGGGACGAGCATGAGGAGCCTACAATTTCCTAGGTCCAGTGCTCAGATCAACCTGGGGTCATGCCATCTTGAAGACCTAGTCAAAGAACAAGTTgtcatcttctttccttttactttctcaacttgaaataattttcccaCTAATTTGCCTTTTGGTCATCACATCCATCACCTGAAATTGCTTTTGCAATTTCACCCGTGGcttccattttaagaaattaaataggcCTCTCTCTGGGCTCATATAACTGTATGACTTAGGAATATGAAATGAAATTCTGTATTTCTGATATCTTGaaacatttccattattttacttcAGAAGCATGACACATTGTATGATTTTCTTCACtcctatttaaaaagaagatgtaCTAAATGGTCAACAGGTAGGAAAAGATGCTCgatatcattaatcattagagaaatgcaaatcaagtccaaaatgagatatcatctcacatcctattaagatgtcaattatagaataaatcaaacaaaaagttgttggtgaggatgtggaaataTTAGAACCCATGCCCACTGCCAGAGGGAATGCAAATTTGTTCAGCCACAATAAAAAACAGTATAGaaattcctcaagaagttaaaaatagaattaccatataatccaaaAATCTCACTTCTGAGAATTTACCCAAAAGGACTGAAAATAAGATCTCAATGAGATATATGTactctcatgttcactgcagcattactcacaacaTCCAAGATATACAAGTAACCTAAAGGTCCATGAGtagatgaataggtaaagaaatatagtatatacatatagtgtaatattattCAGGCCTAAACACAAGGAAGCTGTCATATGCTATATCATGGATGGCCCTTGaatatattatactaagtgaactaagtcaacCACACAAGgacataaaacaaatgttttatgaTTCCAATTAAAATAggcattttaatgtaattaagcTTATAGAAGTAGAAGGTTGAATGGtaattatctttatatattataataagatatattatgataatataataattaatatatactaATAAAACTACACATtgccaataaaataaatttttaaaaatccaattaaatgAAGAGACAAACAATGTTCACGGATGAGAAGATACCAGTTTTTCCTAAAGTGATACACAGGTGTGATGCAATTCCTATGaaaatcccagcaagattttCTGTTGATATAGacaattgttttctaaaatttatttggcaTATCAAAGGAATGAcagtagcttaaaaaaaattgaaaatatatagtGAAATGAGGAAGTAGTCTTCGTAATTTCAAGACTTACATAGCTACGATAATCAAGACTGTGGTATTAGCAGATCATagaacatagatcaatggaacagtatAGAGTACCTAGAAATAGAACCCCACAAATATgcccaaatgatttttgacaaataaacaaaagaaatccatAAAGGAAATGTGGCCTTTCAAAAAATGTCTGTTAAAAGAATTAGGCATTGATaggcaaacaaaaccaaaacactctTGACCTAAATCAAGATTGTACCTTGATTATACCTTatacacaaattaactcaaaataatgcattataaacttaaatgtaaaatttgaagctctaaaacatttttaaaaactatgggATAAAACTTTAAGATCCAGGATTAGGCAGaattcttagacttgacaccaaaacacaattcaaaatagaaaaaaaataaatgaaaattaaaccacattagaattttttttttaattttgctctgcaaaagaccctactaagaggatgaaaagacaagctacggactgtgaaaaatgctttcagGACatatccaacacacacacacacacactcaatggtaaaaaaaaatccaattagaaaagacaaaaaaaacaaaaacaaaaaagcccagaCATTTCATTGATaaggatatacaaatggcaaatagaCATATAAAAAATTGTTCGATATCATTAgccatatacaaataaaaattaaaattggaatAGAATATCACTATACAACCATgacataagataaaataaagcataCTAAAAACATGAAATTCTGGTAAGAATATGGAAAAACAGAATCACAAATACAGTGATGGTAGCAATATAAAAAAGGACAGctattctggaaaatattttgacagTGTCTTAAAAACACAGTACTGGAGCTATCATACAACTTAGCAGTTACACTCCtgagcatttatcccagagaaatacttgggttcacacacaaaaaagcagtAAACTGTGAGCgacatgaatgaaaatggcaaaatgacAATATTAAAAGTTTGTCCCTAATACAAGCAATggataaactacaaaaaaaaaaaaaccctgtcaaaATCAACTTTCTCACCTTCTTGATGCTAATTAAAAGTTTTCAGCAATTAGGGGaatgcttaataaaaaaaatagctgggCCACTGTgcaaaaaacagtatggaatttcctcaaaatattaaaaataaaaatatcatatgatccattaattccatttctgggtatttatacaatgaaaacagaaacactaatttgaaaaggtatatgcattcctctgtttattgcagcattatttacaatagccaaaatatggaagcaatctcAGTGCCCATTGAcaggtgaatagataaagatgtggtatatatacacaataagaTACGCAGCCAAAACAAGGATGAAGTCTTGCCGTTTGAGacatatggatggatctaggcAGTATTatggtaagtaaaataaatcagaatgagaaaggcaaatacatatgatttcactcgtgtgtggaatcttaacacaaaacaaaacaaaacaaatgaataaacaaacaaaaagcagaatcagacctgtaaatacagaaaagaaattggtagttgccagaaggTAGGAAGGTGGGAGGATGGACCAAATGGgtaaaggagagtgggagatacaggcttctagttatggaatgagtaagtcatgggacaACATAGGGAGTAAAtggtacaacatagggaatacag
This genomic stretch from Lynx canadensis isolate LIC74 chromosome D1, mLynCan4.pri.v2, whole genome shotgun sequence harbors:
- the LOC115525963 gene encoding olfactory receptor 52N4, which translates into the protein MLMLNKTNWTPASFILNGVPGLEDMHLWISFPFCSMYAVAMVGNCGLLYLIHLEDSLHRPMYYFLAMLSLTDIVMCSSTIPKALSIFWCHLKEIGFDECLVQMFFVHTFTGMESGVLMLMALDRYVAICYPLRYSTILTNPVIAKVGLATFLRGVFLIIPFTFLTKRLPYCRGNIIPHTYCDHMSVAKLSCGNIKVNVIYGLMVALLIGGFDILCITVSYTMILRAVVSLSSADARQKAFSTCTAHICAIVFSYSPAFFCFFFNRFGSHKIPPSCHIIVANIYLLLPPTMNPIVYGVKTKQIRDCVIRIFSGSKDIKSHSI